The genomic window CTCGCCGCGCCCCGCCGGGGACCGGGCTGGCCCGAGGTCGTCGACGGGACGGCCGTCGTGTTCTGCGCCGTCCTGCCCGTGCTGCTGTCGTTCGTCCCGCCCGAGCCGATGGTCGGCGGCTGGCCGGTCGCCGCGCGGGCCGCGATGGTCGTCGCGCTCGTCGCGCGGGCGCTGCCGCTGTGGTGGCGGCGCCGCGCGCCGTGGCGGGCCTTCGCGGCGCTCGCCGTCCTGGACCTGCTGTGGACGGCGACGGCCGGGGTCGCCTCGCAGACCGCGTTCGCCGTGCTCGTCGTCGGCTCGCCCGCGTCGCTCGTCGCCGTCTACGCCGTCGCCCGGTACGCCGCCGGACGCACCTGGCCCGCGCCCTTCCTCGGCGCCGTCCCGTGGGCGGCCGGGCTGACGACCGCGATCGCGGTCGACCCGCGCCACCACACCGGCGACCTGGCGTTCGGCGTGCTGGCGGGCGGCGGCGGCGCGCTGCTGCTCCTGCTGCCGTTCTGGGCGTGGGGACGGACGGTCGCGCTCCGCGTCCACCGCTTCGAGTCCCGCGCCCTGGAGCTGATGGCCGCCCGCGCCGGGGAGGCCGCGCTCGCCGAGCGGCACCGGGTGGCGATCGGCCTGCACGGAACGGTCCTGGACCACACGTCACGCCTGGTCAGCACCGCCGAGTCCGGTCTGACGGACGGCGCCGACATGCCGCGGGCCCTCACCGCCGTCGCCGGGCACGCCCGCGCCGCGCTGACCGAGATGCGCCAGTTGCTTGCTTCGCTGGAAAACTGACGAGTGAAACGTCGGTGCCCCCTGCTACGTTATCTGAGCTTATTTCCGAGATCTTTGAGCATGGAGGTACGAATGCGGCGTATTGCTGCCGCTGCTCTCGCCGCCGGTGCCGTCCTGGCCGCCACGGTGGCCGTCGCGGGCCCGGCCGACGCGGCCACCGCCCATAGCTGGCAGACCGCGGACGGGTGGGGCACGCTGCGCGGGTACGGCACCTGGACCCACACGTCCTCGGGCCACAGCGTCAAGCTGTACTTGCAGGACTCCCGGTCGAACGGCTGGTCCCCGGGCGTGCAGTTCCGGACCTACAACTCCGGCTACGCCAAGAAGACCGACTCGGTCGTCTACTACTTCGTGGACAACCGCACGGGCCGTCCGGCCGACGGCAAGTTCAGCCAGTACCGCGGCGCGTACACCAAGGGCTACAACAGCCACCTGTACGTGCGTGAGGTCGGCGTCCGCGTGTCGGACAAGCACCTCACCTCCGGTCCCTGGAAGAAGCTCTACTGAGACTTCCGGCTCCCGGCTCCCGAGGACCCCGTCGCGCCCCAGGCGCGGCGGGGTCTTCCCGTTCGGCTCAGCCCGCGTCGCCGGGCCGCTCCGGACGCGGCGGTGCGGCGGCGGGCTCGTCCGCCGTCGTGCCGGACGCCGGCTCGGCCGGTGTCGCCGGGTCGTGATCGGTCGCGTCCGTCGCCGCGGCGGGCTTGCCCAGGCCCACGGGCGCGGCGGGCTCGGGGGCCGGGTCGGCCTTGGTCAGGTCCACCGGCTCGTCCGGCTCGTCGCCGGCTTCGTCGTCGGTGTCCAGGAGGACGCCGACCACCGCGCGGATCTTGTGCTCGGGGATCGCCCCGCGCCGGAGCAGGCGCGGCACCACGCCCGTCAGGTCCACGATCGTGGACGCCTCGCCCTCGCCGGACGCGCCGCCGTCCAGGTACACCGCGACCGTCTCGCCGAGCATCTCCTCGGCCTCGGCCGCCGTCCGCGCGGCCGGGCTGCCGCTCAGGTTCGCGCTGCTCACCGCGAGCGGCCCGGTCTCCTTCAGCAGCTCGATCGCCAGCTCGTGCATCGGCATCCGCACCGCGACGGTGCCCTTGGTCTCGCCGAGGTCCCACAGCAGGTTCTGGTTCGCGCGGCACACGATCGTCAGCGCGCCCGGCCAGAACTCGTCGATGAGGTCCTGCCCGTAGGTGCCGAGGTCCTCGACCAGCGCGGACGCCGCCCGCACCGATCCGACCAGCACCGGCGGCGGCATGTCCCGGCCCCGGCCCTTGGCGTCCAGGAGCGCCTGC from Actinomadura rubteroloni includes these protein-coding regions:
- a CDS encoding L-threonylcarbamoyladenylate synthase, with amino-acid sequence MSRRYDCSDAVERSRGIGEAASAVRRGELVVLPTDTVYGVGADAFTPSAVQALLDAKGRGRDMPPPVLVGSVRAASALVEDLGTYGQDLIDEFWPGALTIVCRANQNLLWDLGETKGTVAVRMPMHELAIELLKETGPLAVSSANLSGSPAARTAAEAEEMLGETVAVYLDGGASGEGEASTIVDLTGVVPRLLRRGAIPEHKIRAVVGVLLDTDDEAGDEPDEPVDLTKADPAPEPAAPVGLGKPAAATDATDHDPATPAEPASGTTADEPAAAPPRPERPGDAG